One stretch of Rana temporaria chromosome 10, aRanTem1.1, whole genome shotgun sequence DNA includes these proteins:
- the RPL28 gene encoding 60S ribosomal protein L28 produces MSAHLQWMVIRNSSSFLIKRNKQVYSTEPNNLKARNSFRYNGLIHKKTVGVEPAADGKGVIVVLKKRAGRRKPAKAYEKITINKNSRATLSSLRHIIRKNNYRRDLRMAALRRASAILKSQKPVVVKKKRTRAAKTA; encoded by the exons ATGTCGGCCCATTTGCAGTGGATGGTCATCAGGAACTCTTCCAGTTTCCTAATCAAGAGAAACAAGCAGGTGTACAGTACT GAGCCAAACAATCTGAAGGCCAGGAACTCATTCCGCTACAATGGTCTGATTCACAAGAAAACGGTCGGTGTTGAGCCTGCTGCTGATGGAAAGGGGGTCATTGTGGTCTTGAAAAAGCGTGCCG gccGACGCAAACCTGCCAAAGCATATGAGAAGATCACCATTAACAAAAACTCCCGTGCTACCCTCAGCAGCTTGCGCCACATTATCCGCAAGAATAACTACAGGAGGGACCTGCGTATG gcggCTCTTCGTCGTGCCAGTGCTATCCTGAAAAGTCAGAAGCCAGTTGTGGTGAAAAAGAAGCGTACCCGGGCTGCCAAGACTGCTTAA